A genome region from Paracoccus stylophorae includes the following:
- the cls gene encoding cardiolipin synthase: protein MWTTFLFLMHTALTLGFIARVLIRPRLDPSVRLAWIMVIEAVPLAGIVAYLLFGEVRMNQAEVQRMADVRDRLTGLRIPSPEVVADPPNFARPVVAANAAVGGMDALSGNRIVLLDEDDAAIDRLVDAIDRARDHVHIVFYIWLPDHSGTKVAEAVERAARRGVACRVIVDALGSRALVRAPQWRQMREAGAECVTAFPWGLPFISVLFRRLDLRNHRKILVVDNRIAFTGSRNCADMAFAVKPRFAPWVDVLFSVEGPAVRQLQSVFLGDWMSYTGRDLGDMLKTVDPVDTPGVTAQIVATGPDRRAGSVSDCLSGMLHAARERVVITTPYYVPDVALDAAIRAAARRGVEVTMILPARNDSLVVGATSEGFYYGLLAAGVQLRLFRPGLLHAKIMTVDGRMAMVGSANLDRRSFELNYEVNMAIFDQGLVAEIDARQDSYLDRADGITLNEVRNWSVLRRLRNNLLALASPLL from the coding sequence ATGTGGACGACCTTCCTGTTCCTGATGCACACGGCCCTGACCCTGGGGTTCATCGCGCGCGTGCTGATCCGGCCGCGGCTGGACCCGTCGGTGCGGCTGGCCTGGATCATGGTGATCGAGGCGGTGCCGCTGGCCGGCATCGTGGCCTATCTGCTGTTCGGCGAGGTGCGGATGAACCAGGCCGAGGTGCAGCGCATGGCCGATGTGCGCGACCGTCTGACCGGGCTGCGCATCCCCAGCCCCGAGGTCGTCGCCGACCCGCCGAATTTCGCCCGTCCGGTGGTGGCCGCCAACGCCGCGGTGGGCGGGATGGACGCGCTGTCGGGCAACCGCATCGTCCTGCTGGACGAGGATGACGCGGCGATCGACCGGCTGGTCGATGCCATCGACCGCGCCCGCGACCATGTCCATATCGTGTTCTATATCTGGCTGCCCGACCACAGCGGCACCAAGGTCGCCGAGGCGGTCGAACGCGCCGCGCGCCGCGGCGTCGCCTGCCGGGTGATCGTCGATGCGCTGGGCTCGCGCGCGCTGGTCCGCGCGCCGCAATGGCGGCAGATGCGCGAGGCGGGGGCGGAATGCGTGACCGCCTTTCCGTGGGGCCTGCCGTTCATCAGCGTCCTGTTTCGCCGGCTGGATCTGCGCAACCATCGCAAGATCCTGGTGGTCGACAACCGCATCGCCTTTACCGGCAGCCGCAACTGCGCGGACATGGCCTTTGCCGTGAAGCCGCGTTTCGCGCCCTGGGTCGATGTGCTGTTCTCGGTCGAGGGGCCGGCGGTGCGGCAGTTGCAATCGGTCTTTCTGGGCGACTGGATGAGCTATACCGGTCGCGATCTGGGCGACATGCTGAAGACGGTCGATCCGGTGGACACGCCCGGCGTGACGGCGCAGATCGTCGCCACCGGCCCGGACCGGCGCGCGGGCAGCGTGTCGGACTGCCTGTCGGGGATGCTGCATGCCGCGCGCGAACGGGTGGTCATCACCACGCCCTATTACGTGCCCGATGTCGCGCTGGACGCCGCCATCCGCGCGGCCGCGCGGCGCGGGGTCGAGGTGACGATGATCCTGCCCGCGCGCAACGATTCGCTGGTGGTCGGCGCGACCAGCGAGGGGTTTTATTACGGCTTGCTGGCCGCCGGCGTGCAGCTGCGCCTGTTCCGGCCCGGTCTTCTGCATGCCAAGATCATGACCGTGGACGGGCGGATGGCGATGGTCGGCAGCGCCAATCTGGATCGCCGCAGCTTCGAGTTGAACTACGAGGTCAACATGGCGATCTTCGATCAGGGGCTGGTGGCCGAAATCGACGCGCGGCAGGACAGCTATCTGGACCGCGCGGACGGGATCACCCTGAACGAGGTGCGGAACTGGAGCGTGCTGCGCCGGCTGAGAAACAACCTGCTGGCGCTGGCCTCTCCGCTGCTGTGA
- a CDS encoding carboxynorspermidine decarboxylase has protein sequence MTQPQTPFYLIDKSLLRANMEKIARLRDRSGARALLALKCFATWSVFDLMRDYMDGTTSSSLYELRLGAEEFGKETHAYSVAWADHEIDEAVSHADKIIFNSLGQLDRFVGKAGGIATGLRLNPRFSTSGFDLADPARPFSRLGEWDIARLDAAMDRISGVMIHYNCENADFDLFDHQLGRIESEFGDILQRLDWVSLGGGIHFTGDGYPLDRLADRLAAFSQKHGVQVYLEPGEASITGTTTLQVSVLDLIDNGKQVAIVDSSIEAHMLDLLIYRETAKLPQDGPHEYQIAGKTCLAGDIFGDARFARPLKIGDRIGIADAAGYTMVKKNWFNGVAMPAIAIREEDGTIRTVRSFSYDEYKSSLS, from the coding sequence ATGACGCAGCCGCAGACCCCCTTCTATCTGATCGACAAATCCCTGCTGCGCGCCAACATGGAAAAGATCGCGCGGCTGCGCGACCGCTCGGGCGCGCGGGCGTTGCTGGCACTGAAATGCTTTGCGACCTGGTCGGTGTTCGACCTGATGCGCGACTACATGGACGGCACCACCTCGTCGTCGCTGTATGAATTGCGTCTGGGCGCCGAGGAGTTCGGCAAGGAAACCCACGCCTATTCCGTCGCCTGGGCCGATCACGAGATCGACGAGGCGGTGTCCCATGCCGACAAGATCATCTTCAACAGCCTGGGCCAGCTGGACCGCTTTGTCGGCAAGGCTGGCGGCATCGCCACCGGGCTGCGGCTGAACCCGCGTTTTTCCACCAGCGGCTTCGATCTGGCCGACCCGGCGCGCCCGTTCAGCCGCCTGGGCGAATGGGACATCGCGCGGCTTGACGCCGCCATGGACCGGATCAGCGGCGTGATGATCCACTATAACTGCGAGAACGCGGATTTCGACCTGTTCGACCACCAGCTTGGCCGCATCGAATCCGAATTCGGCGACATCCTGCAAAGGCTGGACTGGGTCAGCCTGGGCGGCGGCATCCATTTCACCGGCGACGGCTATCCGCTGGACCGGCTGGCCGACCGGCTGGCCGCGTTCAGCCAGAAACACGGCGTGCAGGTCTATCTGGAACCGGGCGAGGCCAGCATCACCGGCACCACCACGCTGCAGGTCAGCGTTCTGGACCTGATCGACAACGGCAAGCAGGTGGCGATCGTGGACAGCAGCATCGAGGCGCATATGCTGGATCTGCTGATCTATCGCGAGACGGCCAAGCTGCCGCAGGACGGCCCGCACGAATACCAGATCGCCGGCAAGACCTGTCTTGCGGGCGATATTTTCGGCGATGCGCGTTTCGCCCGTCCGCTGAAGATCGGGGACCGCATCGGCATCGCGGACGCGGCAGGCTATACGATGGTCAAGAAGAACTGGTTCAACGGCGTCGCCATGCCCGCCATCGCGATCCGGGAAGAGGACGGAACGATCCGCACCGTCCGCAGCTTTTCCTATGACGAATACAAATCCAGCCTGTCCTAG
- a CDS encoding AI-2E family transporter, with translation MKRRDGHRFPRRSPDEGAGGSGVANWAVVGIFLILGFAAVAAARDFLMPVTMAILLFFVFTPLRRFNERRGIPDVVTAAIVTLGILIAVTVFAYTASGPINRAAENIPTISAQLEQKFQRVRESMREFQQAAKKIDDVQATEDEDAAAQPTIRVEEDGDSTFETVLKLTPQLLGQVLFTLILMFFMIASGDLLYLKIVQSFDSMREKRSAYLALREIEDSLGSYLGAITIINACLGLAVGLAMWAWGMPGAVLFGLGAFVLNFIPYLGAIAGVTIAAIVALVMLPGLFWPAMVAGTYLALTALEGQLITPYFVSRRLQMNTVVVFLAVALWAWLWSVLGMVIAVPVLVVLRVLADHVPGWEKFGNFLAGEDPPAIEDDDEEEAREIVESGAVAEDQPAARSATAGLVRDRPEQG, from the coding sequence ATGAAGCGACGGGACGGTCACCGTTTCCCGCGCCGAAGCCCGGATGAGGGCGCGGGCGGCAGCGGTGTCGCCAACTGGGCCGTCGTCGGCATCTTCCTGATTCTGGGATTTGCCGCCGTCGCCGCCGCGCGCGATTTCCTGATGCCGGTGACGATGGCGATCCTGCTGTTCTTCGTCTTCACCCCGCTGCGCCGGTTCAACGAACGTCGCGGCATCCCCGATGTCGTCACCGCCGCCATCGTCACCCTTGGCATCCTGATCGCCGTGACGGTGTTTGCCTATACCGCCAGCGGCCCGATCAACCGCGCGGCCGAGAATATCCCGACGATCAGCGCCCAGCTTGAACAGAAATTCCAGCGCGTCCGCGAATCGATGCGCGAATTCCAGCAGGCGGCGAAAAAGATCGACGACGTGCAGGCGACCGAGGACGAGGACGCCGCCGCACAACCCACGATCCGGGTCGAGGAAGACGGCGATTCGACGTTCGAGACGGTGCTGAAACTGACGCCGCAGCTGCTGGGGCAGGTGCTGTTCACCCTGATCCTGATGTTCTTCATGATCGCGTCGGGCGATCTGCTGTATCTGAAGATCGTGCAAAGCTTCGATTCCATGCGCGAGAAACGCAGCGCCTATCTGGCCCTGCGCGAGATCGAGGATTCGCTGGGCAGCTATCTGGGCGCGATCACGATCATCAACGCCTGTCTGGGCCTTGCCGTGGGGCTGGCGATGTGGGCGTGGGGCATGCCCGGCGCGGTGCTGTTCGGGCTGGGCGCGTTCGTTCTGAACTTCATCCCCTATCTGGGCGCGATCGCCGGCGTCACCATCGCTGCCATCGTCGCGCTGGTGATGCTGCCCGGCCTGTTCTGGCCGGCGATGGTGGCGGGCACCTATCTGGCGCTGACCGCGCTTGAGGGGCAGTTGATCACGCCCTATTTCGTCTCGCGCCGCTTGCAGATGAACACGGTCGTGGTGTTTCTGGCCGTCGCGCTGTGGGCGTGGCTGTGGTCGGTGCTGGGCATGGTGATCGCGGTGCCGGTGCTGGTCGTGCTGCGGGTGCTGGCCGACCACGTTCCCGGATGGGAAAAATTCGGCAATTTCCTGGCCGGAGAGGACCCCCCCGCCATCGAGGACGACGACGAGGAAGAGGCCCGCGAAATCGTCGAAAGCGGTGCCGTGGCCGAGGATCAGCCCGCCGCGCGCAGCGCCACCGCCGGGCTGGTCCGCGACCGCCCCGAACAGGGCTGA
- a CDS encoding NAD(P)/FAD-dependent oxidoreductase: MSRPDTNLWRVSSAETLAAPGIAEDASADLVIIGGGFTGCSAALEAARRGARVILLEARTIGHGGSGRNVGLVNAGLWLPPDDVLAITGERAGHRLLGALAEGPATVWRIIAREDIDCDPVRRGTLHLAHAPAGLRDLRRRHRQGNRLGAPVQLLDAAETARRVGSACFHGALWDPRAGTIQPLAYCRGLARAARAAGARLHENAQATAIRHQAGVWQVESGGHLVRAPLLLMATNAYHDALSGSAGPQFVPVSFSQFATAPLPPDLRRRILPGGEGCWDTATVMTSLRMDRDGRLILGAIGNVEGAGGPVHAAWARRKLRRLFPELAGQPFANVWRGRIAMTGDHVPRIVRLGPGGLNVFGYSGRGIAPGTVFGTAAAAALLEGDEDALPLPVSAAHDERMTALRGICYETGATLAHLAGPVPFR, translated from the coding sequence ATGAGCAGACCTGACACGAATCTGTGGCGCGTCAGCAGCGCCGAAACGCTTGCGGCGCCGGGGATCGCCGAGGATGCCAGCGCCGATCTGGTGATCATCGGCGGCGGCTTTACCGGCTGTTCCGCCGCGCTGGAGGCGGCGCGGCGCGGGGCGCGCGTGATCCTGCTGGAGGCGCGGACCATCGGGCATGGCGGATCGGGCCGGAACGTGGGCCTGGTCAATGCCGGGCTGTGGCTGCCGCCCGACGATGTGCTGGCCATCACCGGCGAGCGTGCCGGGCATCGGCTGCTGGGCGCGCTGGCAGAGGGGCCTGCGACGGTGTGGCGGATCATTGCGCGCGAGGACATCGACTGCGACCCGGTGCGGCGCGGCACGCTGCATCTGGCCCATGCGCCTGCCGGTCTGCGCGATCTGCGCCGCCGGCATCGGCAGGGCAACCGGCTGGGCGCGCCGGTGCAGTTGCTGGACGCCGCCGAAACCGCGCGCCGCGTCGGCAGCGCCTGTTTCCACGGCGCGCTGTGGGACCCGCGCGCGGGTACGATCCAGCCCCTGGCCTATTGCCGGGGTCTGGCGCGGGCCGCGCGCGCGGCCGGCGCGCGCCTGCACGAAAACGCGCAAGCGACCGCGATCCGGCATCAGGCCGGGGTCTGGCAGGTGGAAAGCGGCGGGCACCTTGTCCGCGCGCCCCTGCTGCTGATGGCCACGAACGCCTATCACGACGCGTTGTCGGGCAGCGCCGGGCCGCAATTCGTGCCGGTCAGCTTCAGCCAATTCGCGACCGCGCCGCTGCCCCCGGACCTGCGCCGCCGCATCCTGCCGGGCGGCGAGGGGTGCTGGGACACCGCCACGGTGATGACATCGCTGCGGATGGATCGCGACGGCCGGCTGATCCTGGGCGCCATCGGCAATGTCGAGGGGGCGGGCGGGCCGGTCCATGCGGCCTGGGCGCGGCGCAAGCTGCGGCGGCTGTTTCCGGAACTGGCGGGTCAGCCCTTCGCCAATGTCTGGCGCGGCCGGATCGCGATGACCGGCGATCACGTGCCCCGCATCGTCCGGCTTGGCCCCGGCGGGCTGAACGTCTTTGGCTATTCCGGTCGCGGCATCGCGCCCGGCACCGTGTTCGGCACCGCCGCCGCCGCGGCCCTGCTGGAGGGGGACGAGGATGCGCTGCCCCTGCCCGTCTCGGCCGCGCATGACGAGCGGATGACGGCGCTGCGCGGCATCTGTTACGAAACCGGCGCGACGCTGGCGCATCTGGCGGGGCCTGTGCCGTTCCGCTGA
- the ilvD gene encoding dihydroxy-acid dehydratase, whose product MKNERFDKARLPSRHVTEGPARAPHRSYFYAMGISEDEIHSPWVGVATCWNEAAPCNIALNRQAQSVKQGVKKGGGCPREFTTITVTDGIAMGHEGMRSSLASRDAIADTVELTMRGHCYDALVGLAGCDKSLPGMMMAMVRLNVPSVFIYGGSILPGRLNGRDVVVQDVFEAVGQHQAGNMSDAELDILERVACPSAGACGGQYTANTMACVSEAIGLALPNSSGAPAPYESRDQYGLASGEAVMALIEKNIRARDVVTRKSLENAARVVACTGGSTNAGLHLPAIAHEAGIDFDLFDVCDIFRDTPYFVNLRPGGEYVAKDLYEAGGVPVVMRELRNAGLIHEDCMTATGRTIGEELDRVDREVDGKVIHPAATPLSRTGGVVGLKGNLAPDGAIVKVAGMKAEDQVFSGPARVFESEEEAFAAVQRREYREGEVIVIRNEGPAGGPGMREMLATTAALSGQGMGKKVALITDGRFSGATRGFCVGHVGPEAAHGGPIALLRNGDRITIDAVKGQISVDLSDDELAARKEDWSGARPTDYAAGALWKYAQLVGGARWGAVTHPGAAAETHIYMDQ is encoded by the coding sequence ATGAAGAACGAACGCTTCGACAAGGCCCGCCTTCCCAGCCGCCATGTCACCGAGGGTCCGGCCCGCGCGCCGCATCGCAGCTATTTCTATGCGATGGGGATTTCCGAGGACGAGATCCACAGCCCCTGGGTCGGCGTCGCGACCTGCTGGAACGAGGCCGCGCCGTGCAACATCGCGCTGAACCGGCAGGCGCAATCGGTCAAGCAGGGCGTGAAGAAGGGCGGCGGTTGCCCGCGCGAATTCACCACCATCACCGTCACCGACGGCATCGCCATGGGGCACGAGGGGATGCGGTCCAGCCTTGCCAGCCGCGATGCGATTGCCGACACGGTGGAACTGACCATGCGCGGGCATTGCTATGACGCGCTGGTGGGGCTTGCCGGCTGCGACAAGTCGCTGCCGGGGATGATGATGGCGATGGTGCGGCTGAACGTGCCGTCGGTCTTCATCTATGGCGGCTCGATCCTGCCGGGCCGGCTGAACGGGCGCGACGTGGTGGTGCAGGACGTGTTCGAGGCGGTGGGCCAGCATCAGGCCGGCAACATGTCGGATGCCGAGCTGGACATCCTGGAACGGGTCGCCTGCCCCTCGGCCGGGGCCTGCGGCGGGCAATACACCGCCAACACCATGGCCTGCGTGTCCGAGGCGATCGGGCTGGCGCTGCCCAACAGTTCCGGCGCGCCCGCACCCTATGAATCCCGCGATCAATACGGCCTGGCCTCGGGCGAGGCGGTGATGGCGCTGATCGAGAAGAACATCCGCGCCCGCGACGTGGTCACGCGAAAATCGCTGGAAAACGCGGCGCGCGTGGTGGCCTGCACCGGCGGATCGACCAATGCCGGTCTGCACCTGCCCGCCATCGCCCACGAGGCCGGGATCGATTTCGACCTGTTCGACGTCTGCGACATCTTCCGCGACACGCCTTATTTCGTGAACCTGCGGCCGGGCGGCGAATATGTCGCCAAGGATCTGTACGAGGCCGGCGGCGTGCCGGTGGTGATGCGCGAGCTGCGCAACGCCGGCCTGATCCACGAGGATTGCATGACCGCCACCGGCCGCACCATCGGCGAGGAACTGGACCGCGTCGACCGCGAGGTGGACGGCAAGGTGATCCACCCCGCCGCCACGCCGCTGTCCAGGACCGGGGGCGTCGTCGGGCTGAAGGGCAATCTGGCGCCGGACGGCGCCATCGTGAAGGTCGCCGGCATGAAGGCCGAGGATCAGGTCTTCTCCGGCCCGGCGCGGGTCTTCGAATCCGAGGAAGAGGCGTTCGCCGCCGTCCAGCGCCGCGAATACCGCGAAGGCGAGGTCATCGTGATCCGCAACGAGGGGCCGGCAGGCGGGCCGGGCATGCGCGAGATGCTGGCCACCACCGCCGCGCTGTCGGGGCAGGGCATGGGCAAGAAGGTCGCGCTGATCACCGACGGACGCTTCTCGGGCGCCACGCGCGGCTTCTGCGTCGGCCATGTCGGGCCCGAGGCCGCGCATGGCGGACCCATCGCGCTGCTGCGCAACGGCGACAGGATCACCATCGACGCGGTCAAGGGACAGATCAGCGTCGATCTGTCCGACGACGAACTGGCCGCCCGCAAGGAAGACTGGTCCGGGGCGCGGCCGACCGATTACGCCGCCGGGGCGCTGTGGAAATACGCGCAGCTTGTCGGCGGCGCGCGCTGGGGGGCGGTGACGCATCCCGGCGCGGCGGCGGAAACCCATATCTACATGGATCAGTAG
- a CDS encoding 4a-hydroxytetrahydrobiopterin dehydratase: MTDYLAAKTCQPCTGDIAPYDRQQAQDMLDRLDGWSLSADGSTISRRFEFKGFLKAVEMANLAAWLGNKQGHHPDIAFGWGYCQVSFTTHAAGGPTENDFICAARLDALVA; encoded by the coding sequence ATGACCGACTATCTGGCCGCGAAAACCTGCCAGCCCTGCACGGGCGACATCGCCCCCTATGACCGGCAGCAGGCCCAGGACATGCTGGACCGGCTGGACGGCTGGAGCCTGTCGGCGGATGGCAGCACCATATCCCGCCGGTTCGAGTTCAAGGGATTCCTGAAAGCGGTCGAGATGGCGAATCTGGCCGCGTGGCTGGGCAACAAGCAGGGTCACCACCCCGACATCGCCTTCGGCTGGGGTTATTGCCAGGTCAGCTTTACCACCCACGCCGCCGGCGGGCCGACCGAAAACGACTTCATCTGCGCCGCCCGGCTGGACGCGCTGGTCGCCTGA
- a CDS encoding DUF6478 family protein, with translation MAGKAQDWLSRRLRDRAVRHWDAQADALARRNRVPPPDLRDQAAALHRSLTRFLQLSDSRLPRGGGASLAVLPPGTDWQWRPLMLRGRISPDTLSAPADGQPLGDEVTLFHDCPHRALILRQRRNRRATDLAPYCLTLEMLGFSGSYLSLALAVPPDARQGFDRHRIVRLDALLQSERAIRIYARLNIAQGPNTETVLRQLGDPVEGRDCARTVEFDLGFADLSDRAVDKVWLDLLFEAPYMNAVTLSDAVLSRHSRAEI, from the coding sequence ATGGCGGGCAAGGCCCAGGACTGGCTGTCGCGGCGGCTGCGCGACCGGGCCGTGCGCCACTGGGACGCGCAGGCCGATGCGCTGGCCCGGCGCAACCGCGTGCCGCCGCCGGACCTGCGCGATCAGGCGGCGGCGCTGCACCGGTCGCTGACGCGGTTCCTGCAACTGTCGGATTCGCGCCTGCCGCGCGGCGGCGGTGCCTCGCTGGCCGTCCTGCCGCCCGGCACCGACTGGCAGTGGCGTCCGCTGATGCTGCGCGGCCGGATCTCGCCCGACACGCTGTCCGCGCCCGCCGACGGCCAGCCCTTGGGGGACGAGGTGACGCTGTTTCACGACTGCCCCCACCGCGCGCTGATCCTGCGCCAGCGCCGCAACCGCCGGGCCACCGATCTGGCGCCCTATTGCCTGACGCTGGAGATGCTGGGATTCTCGGGCAGTTATCTGTCGCTGGCGCTTGCCGTGCCGCCCGATGCGCGGCAGGGCTTCGACCGCCATCGCATCGTCCGGCTGGACGCGCTGCTGCAATCGGAACGCGCCATCCGGATCTATGCCCGGCTGAACATCGCGCAGGGTCCGAACACCGAAACCGTCCTGCGCCAGCTGGGCGATCCGGTCGAGGGGCGCGACTGCGCGCGCACGGTCGAATTCGATCTGGGCTTTGCCGATCTGTCGGACCGCGCGGTGGACAAGGTCTGGCTGGACCTGCTGTTCGAGGCGCCCTACATGAACGCCGTCACGCTGAGCGACGCGGTTCTGTCGCGCCATTCCCGCGCCGAGATATAG
- the accD gene encoding acetyl-CoA carboxylase, carboxyltransferase subunit beta: MNWITNYVRPRINSLFSRREVPENLWTKCPECGTMLFHRELSDNLNVCTNCDHHLPISPRDRFAALFDGGAFVEVKVPDPVADPLQFRDQKKYPDRLRAAQKATGEKEAMLVAEGEIGRTPIVAAAQDFSFMGGSMGMYVGNAIIAAAERALRRKRPLVLFSAAGGARMQEGILSLMQMPRTTVAVEMLREAGLPYVVVLTHPTTGGVTASYAMLGDVQIAEPNALICFAGPRVIEQTIREKLPEGFQRAEYLLEHGMLDRVTHRSALRDELVSILRMLGRLPAPTKADLPPPAPSAAPAIEVKADAKTRTPEKTGAARAG; encoded by the coding sequence ATGAACTGGATCACAAATTACGTCCGCCCGCGCATCAATTCGCTGTTCTCGCGCCGCGAAGTGCCCGAGAACCTGTGGACCAAATGCCCCGAATGCGGGACCATGCTGTTTCACCGCGAATTGTCGGACAATCTGAACGTCTGCACCAATTGCGACCACCATTTGCCGATCAGCCCGCGCGACCGCTTTGCGGCGCTGTTCGACGGCGGCGCCTTTGTCGAGGTCAAGGTGCCTGACCCGGTCGCCGATCCGCTGCAGTTCCGCGACCAGAAGAAATATCCCGACCGGTTGCGCGCCGCCCAGAAAGCCACCGGCGAGAAAGAGGCGATGCTGGTCGCCGAGGGCGAGATCGGGCGCACCCCCATCGTCGCCGCGGCGCAGGATTTCAGCTTCATGGGCGGCTCGATGGGGATGTATGTCGGCAACGCCATCATCGCCGCCGCCGAACGCGCGCTGCGGCGGAAACGGCCGCTGGTGCTGTTCTCGGCCGCCGGCGGCGCGCGCATGCAAGAGGGGATCCTCAGCCTGATGCAGATGCCGCGCACCACCGTCGCGGTCGAGATGCTGCGCGAGGCCGGGCTGCCCTATGTCGTGGTGCTGACGCATCCGACCACGGGCGGGGTCACCGCCTCCTACGCGATGCTGGGCGATGTCCAGATCGCGGAACCGAACGCGCTGATCTGCTTTGCCGGCCCGCGGGTGATCGAACAGACCATCCGCGAAAAACTGCCCGAAGGGTTCCAGCGCGCCGAATACCTGCTGGAACACGGGATGCTGGACCGGGTGACGCATCGCAGCGCCCTGCGCGACGAGCTGGTGTCGATCCTGCGGATGCTGGGCCGGCTGCCCGCCCCGACCAAGGCCGATCTTCCGCCCCCCGCCCCCTCGGCCGCGCCCGCCATCGAGGTCAAGGCCGACGCGAAGACCCGCACCCCGGAAAAGACCGGCGCGGCCAGGGCCGGCTGA
- a CDS encoding saccharopine dehydrogenase family protein yields the protein MAKKNLLIIGAGGVAQVTAHKVAQWAAEFGDLNIANRTKARADAIVDSLRDKGHKMPFTSHALDAMDADAVEALIRKTDARIVINVGTAFINMTVLEGCIRAGAAYIDTAIHEDPAKVCETPPWYANYEWKRREDVEKAGITAVLGAGFDPGVVNAYARFAEDEYFDRIDSIDIVDVNAGSHGRWFATNFDPEINFREFTGTVYSWQNGEWQENAMFEVGREWDLPVIGKHTAYLSGHDEVHSLSARYKDADVRFWMGFGDHYINVFTVLKNLGLLSEHPVTTAEGQEVVPLKVVKAVLPDPASLAPDYTGKTCIGDLVRGRRDGVEGEVFIYNVADHKDAYDEVGSQGISYTAGVPPVAAAILIARGSWDVGRMVNVEDMPARPFLELLGRMGLPTRVIDATGDHPI from the coding sequence TTGGCCAAGAAGAACCTCCTCATCATCGGCGCGGGCGGCGTCGCGCAAGTGACGGCGCACAAGGTCGCGCAATGGGCGGCGGAATTCGGCGATCTGAACATCGCCAACCGCACCAAGGCGCGCGCCGACGCCATCGTGGACAGCCTGCGCGACAAGGGCCACAAGATGCCCTTCACCAGCCACGCGCTGGACGCCATGGATGCCGATGCGGTCGAGGCGCTGATCCGCAAGACCGACGCGAGGATCGTCATCAATGTGGGCACGGCCTTCATCAACATGACTGTGCTGGAAGGCTGCATCCGCGCCGGCGCCGCCTATATCGACACCGCCATCCACGAGGACCCGGCCAAGGTCTGCGAAACGCCGCCCTGGTACGCCAATTACGAATGGAAGCGCCGCGAGGATGTCGAAAAGGCGGGCATCACCGCCGTTCTGGGTGCCGGGTTCGATCCCGGCGTCGTGAACGCCTATGCACGATTCGCCGAGGATGAGTATTTCGACCGGATCGACAGCATCGACATCGTGGACGTCAACGCCGGCAGCCACGGCCGCTGGTTCGCGACCAATTTCGACCCCGAGATCAATTTCCGCGAATTCACCGGCACGGTCTATTCCTGGCAGAACGGCGAATGGCAGGAAAACGCCATGTTCGAGGTCGGGCGCGAATGGGATTTGCCGGTCATCGGCAAGCACACCGCCTATCTTTCCGGCCATGACGAGGTGCACAGCCTGTCGGCGCGGTACAAGGATGCCGATGTGCGGTTCTGGATGGGCTTCGGCGATCACTACATCAACGTCTTCACCGTGCTGAAGAATCTGGGCCTGCTGTCCGAACATCCCGTCACCACCGCCGAGGGGCAGGAGGTCGTGCCGCTGAAGGTCGTCAAGGCGGTGCTGCCCGACCCGGCCAGCCTTGCGCCCGACTACACCGGCAAGACCTGCATCGGCGATCTGGTCCGGGGCCGCCGCGACGGGGTCGAGGGCGAGGTGTTCATCTACAACGTCGCCGACCACAAGGATGCGTATGACGAGGTCGGCAGCCAGGGCATCAGCTATACCGCCGGCGTGCCGCCCGTGGCCGCCGCCATCCTGATCGCGCGCGGAAGCTGGGACGTGGGCCGGATGGTCAATGTCGAGGACATGCCGGCCCGCCCGTTCCTGGAACTTCTGGGCCGGATGGGCCTGCCCACGCGGGTGATCGACGCCACGGGCGATCACCCGATCTGA